Proteins co-encoded in one Malus domestica chromosome 09, GDT2T_hap1 genomic window:
- the LOC139187854 gene encoding uncharacterized protein: MLEDMLKSSVLQFNYGWHDCLDLMEYAYNNSYHLSIGMAPFKALYLKSCRTPLCWSEVCERVLVGPKIMDETTQNIQEKELSPRYNGPYRITEGIGEVAYRLELPPELSRVHDVFHVSMLRHHVSDPSHVIHLQPLEINPDLTYDKELVTILDWKDKELRNKTMHLVKVLWRNHSVEEAT, translated from the exons ATGTTAGAGGATATGCTGAAATCTTCAGTGCTGCAATTTAACTatggttggcatgattgtttggatttgatggagtacgcctacaacaacagttaccatttgagtattggtatggcaccatttaAGGCACTCTATCTCAAGTCTTGTCGAACGCCATTATGCTGGTCAGAAGTTTGTgaaagagttttggtgggcCCAAAGATTATGGATGaaactactcagaatattcag GAAAAAGAGCTAAGCCCTAGGTACAACGGACCGTATCGGATCACCGAGGGAatcggtgaagttgcttacaggcttgagttgcctccagagttatcAAGAGTGCACGATGTTTTtcatgtctctatgcttcgTCATCATgtctcagatccttcacatgtgatacatcttcaaccattggaaattaatccggatttgacttacGACAAGGAGCTagtgactattttggattggaaagataaggagCTAAGGAATAAGACAATGCATTTGGTGAAAGTTTTGTGGAGAAATCactcagtggaagaagctacttag